In one Arachis duranensis cultivar V14167 chromosome 9, aradu.V14167.gnm2.J7QH, whole genome shotgun sequence genomic region, the following are encoded:
- the LOC107467918 gene encoding elongation factor 1-alpha: MGKEKTHINIVVIGHVDSGKSTTTGHLIYKLGGIDKRVIERFEKEAAEMNKRSFKYAWVLDKLKAERERGITIDIALWKFETTKYYCTVIDAPGHRDFIKNMITGTSQADCAVLIIDSTTGGFEAGISKDGQTREHALLAFTLGVKQMICCCNKMDATTPKYSKARYDEIVKEVSSYLKKVGYNPDKIAFVPISGFEGDNMIERSTNLDWYKGPTLLEALDQINEPKRPSDKPLRLPLQDVYKIGGIGTVPVGRVETGVLKPGMVVTFGPTGLTTEVKSVEMHHEALTEALPGDNVGFNVKNVAVKDLKRGFVASNSKDDPAKEAANFTSQVIIMNHPGQIGNGYAPVLDCHTSHIAVKFAELVTKIDRRSGKELEKEPKFLKNGDAGLVKMIPTKPMVVETFSEYPPLGRFAVRDMRQTVAVGVIKNVEKKDATGAKVTKAAQKKK, from the exons ATGGGTAAAGAGAAGACTCACATCAACATTGTGGTCATTGGCCACGTCGACTCAGGAAAGTCGACTACCACCGGTCACTTGATCTACAAGTTGGGAGGTATTGACAAGCGTGTGATCGAAAGATTCGAGAAGGAAGCAGCTGAGATGAACAAGAGGTCCTTCAAGTATGCCTGGGTGCTCGACAAGCTCAAGGCCGAGCGTGAAAGAGGTATCACCATCGATATTGCCTTGTGGAAGTTCGAGACCACCAAATACTACTGCACTGTCATTGATGCTCCCGGACACAGGGATTTCATCAAGAACATGATTACTGGAACTTCCCAGGCTGACTGTGCCGTTCTCATCATCGATTCCACCACTGGTGGTTTTGAAGCTGGTATCTCGAAGGATGGTCAGACCCGTGAGCACGCTCTCCTTGCTTTCACCCTTGGTGTCAAGCAGATGATTTGCTGTTGCAACAAG ATGGATGCCACCACACCCAAGTACTCCAAGGCCCGTTATGATGAAATCGTGAAGGAAGTCTCATCCTACTTGAAGAAGGTCGGATACAACCCAGACAAAATCGCATTTGTTCCCATCTCTGGTTTTGAGGGAGACAACATGATTGAGAGGTCTACAAACCTCGACTGGTACAAGGGACCAACCCTTCTTGAGGCCCTTGACCAGATCAATGAGCCAAAGAGGCCATCAGATAAGCCCCTCCGTCTGCCTCTTCAGGATGTGTACAAGATTGGAGGTATTGGAACTGTGCCAGTGGGACGTGTTGAGACAGGTGTCTTGAAGCCCGGTATGGTTGTGACCTTTGGACCTACTGGACTGACAACTGAAGTTAAGTCTGTTGAGATGCACCACGAAGCTCTTACAGAGGCCCTCCCTGGTGACAACGTTGGGTTCAACGTCAAGAATGTTGCAGTGAAGGATCTCAAGCGTGGTTTTGTTGCCTCAAACTCCAAGGATGACCCTGCCAAGGAGGCTGCTAACTTCACCTCCCAAGTCATCATCATGAATCACCCTGGCCAGATCGGAAATGGCTATGCCCCAGTGCTTGATTGCCACACCTCCCACATTGCTGTCAAGTTTGCTGAGCTCGTGACCAAGATTGACAGGCGATCTGGTAAGGAACTTGAGAAGGAGCCCAAGTTCTTGAAGAATGGTGATGCCGGTCTTGTTAAGATGATTCCCACCAAGCCCATGGTTGTGGAAACCTTCTCTGAGTACCCACCTCTTGGTCGTTTTGCCGTCAGAGACATGCGTCAAACTGTGGCTGTGGGAGTTATCAAGAATGTGGAGAAGAAGGATGCTACCGGAGCCAAGGTCACCAAGGCTGCCCAGAAGAAGAAGTGA